The proteins below come from a single Sphingomonas carotinifaciens genomic window:
- a CDS encoding HNH endonuclease — protein sequence MAFGVFIHRFDSIYDDTPAERYQFPGQYLSRAQACLGDWIIYYEPRKIRDTRGYFAVAKIEQIVPDATAPGMYLALVEPGSYLDFAMPVSFADADGQVIERGVLNEAGRISGRAQAAVRSLSPADFSRIVSAGLDDISPLLPRTGDVGLPTAVQEERAPFIFDEARERVATLVSRVVRDRVFRRIVLRAYDERCAVTGLKLINGGGRAEVEAAHILPVEANGPDIISNGMALSGTAHWMFDRGLIGFDDDMRILVSRQVNDPDSVRSIINPSGGAILPAHLASRPHPEFVRWHREHRFKQ from the coding sequence ATGGCGTTCGGCGTTTTCATCCATAGGTTTGACTCGATCTACGACGACACGCCAGCGGAGCGTTACCAGTTTCCGGGCCAGTATCTGAGCCGGGCCCAGGCATGTCTCGGTGACTGGATAATCTATTATGAGCCTCGCAAGATTCGAGACACACGCGGCTATTTCGCCGTTGCCAAGATCGAACAGATCGTGCCGGACGCGACGGCACCCGGTATGTATCTCGCGCTGGTGGAGCCGGGCAGCTATCTCGATTTCGCTATGCCGGTCTCCTTCGCGGACGCCGATGGCCAAGTCATAGAGCGTGGCGTTCTCAACGAAGCTGGCAGGATTTCTGGTCGCGCCCAGGCGGCTGTACGATCGCTGTCTCCAGCGGACTTCAGTCGGATCGTATCCGCCGGACTTGACGACATCAGCCCGCTCCTGCCACGCACCGGCGATGTCGGCCTGCCAACCGCCGTGCAGGAGGAGCGCGCGCCCTTCATCTTCGACGAAGCACGCGAACGTGTCGCGACACTGGTTTCGCGGGTCGTGCGGGACCGGGTGTTCCGCCGCATCGTTCTGCGCGCGTATGACGAACGCTGTGCGGTGACCGGGCTGAAGCTGATCAACGGTGGCGGACGCGCCGAGGTCGAGGCGGCCCATATTCTGCCGGTTGAGGCGAACGGTCCCGACATCATCAGCAACGGCATGGCGTTGTCGGGCACGGCGCACTGGATGTTCGACCGGGGCCTGATCGGTTTCGACGACGACATGCGGATTTTGGTGTCGCGCCAGGTCAACGATCCAGACAGTGTCCGCTCGATCATCAACCCGTCTGGAGGCGCGATCCTGCCCGCACATCTGGCAAGCCGGCCGCACCCGGAATTCGTGCGCTGGCACCGAGAGCACCGCTTCAAACAATAG
- a CDS encoding RNA-directed DNA polymerase, with protein MADKDLVDWSDLSLSALFFAYRKAKVDCFYESSIRVAEPFVAYEQSLPDKLAALLVRLQAGEAATILTEGINQPIIFPKRLHFEQHVSEMPDADASTAHAFFSDAERAFRRSTDQRTPLPEFRLIGDFSVEAHVLSALWVNLVGHKFDACLSNRALASRVRRYRADKDRKWVGDYHLESLGSFEPYFEPYRKWRDDGLNAMRDAIKREQPIIAMTLDVGNFYHSIDPNFFVDARFLEYLGVELSPFELAFSQLISAALSEWSVRCRERLSALGCPIDTEEHAGIPIGLSVVRVISNVLLAFLDRQVERQLSPIYYARYVDDLFLVLHDSDDIRSPKDLWKFITQRVSAFDRDSTGNVRLALPEWAGRTHLTLQAAKQKTFFLSGRSGADLLDHIASQIREVSSERRTMPLPEHIDKSHAARALAATDSADDADSLRRADGLTLRRLGWSVLLRAVNTLARDLQPQDWKPQREDFYEFSHEHVIRADKVLEQVDHLPRLLSFAVSLGDWAPARRVYKETIAAVFKLQESTQAARMKINGIYAGTVPPEVWNDTREQVTRFFREALIRAYPISSTPPRARAFAALVKDLGLTMHELTQLARRTREADWARIPYREHLRTDAVTQPAQQPNEALLAGRYQHVDCLRQFLERTERNASGPPPRRVALSALQAEDDPAPRSILPFLFPTRPYTPEEIALYLPDECVFDEPVTAAHKWADYTRAVRGVWVRGDLAEELDAEPFDVGHGTGAGKKPAPAIAADSHNRSLPIIVKHSALGRAVRLGLTSFEVTDKSWEEGAAGNPDLSLRRYRQLASIVNTAILTTPKPDYLLLPELSVPERWISTIAGRLRASGISLIAGVNYVHHPDKQIDSSAVLVLTDDRLGYPSSIQVRQRKSLPAPGEEEQLYASHGLSWAQGTDPKRVYQHNGLYFGILVCSELQNMGYRAGFQGQVDCLITLSWNKDLDSFSALIDAAALDVHAYMALVNNRRYGDSRLRRPAKRSFERDVCRVRGGLNDQLVVVEIEPTRLRRQQSREKRWSRATDAYKPAPEGFNISSARRCIPD; from the coding sequence GTGGCAGATAAAGATTTAGTCGATTGGAGCGACCTGTCACTCTCCGCCCTGTTCTTCGCGTATCGCAAAGCCAAGGTCGATTGCTTTTATGAGTCATCCATCAGAGTAGCTGAACCTTTCGTCGCTTACGAACAGTCGCTACCTGACAAGCTTGCGGCACTGCTGGTACGACTGCAGGCAGGCGAAGCCGCCACCATATTAACCGAGGGCATCAATCAGCCGATCATCTTTCCCAAACGGCTACATTTTGAGCAACATGTGAGCGAGATGCCAGACGCGGACGCGTCGACGGCGCACGCCTTTTTCTCCGACGCGGAACGGGCCTTCCGACGGTCCACGGATCAGCGAACACCGCTTCCCGAATTCCGGCTCATCGGCGACTTCAGCGTCGAGGCCCATGTGCTATCGGCACTGTGGGTCAACTTGGTCGGCCATAAGTTCGACGCATGTCTGTCCAATCGTGCGCTCGCTTCGCGTGTTCGGCGCTATCGCGCGGACAAGGACCGCAAGTGGGTCGGCGACTATCACCTAGAATCTCTGGGTTCATTTGAGCCCTATTTCGAGCCTTACCGCAAGTGGCGTGATGATGGCCTCAATGCCATGCGCGACGCCATAAAGCGGGAGCAGCCGATTATCGCGATGACGCTTGACGTCGGCAATTTCTATCATAGCATTGACCCCAACTTCTTCGTTGACGCCCGATTTCTAGAATATCTTGGTGTCGAGCTAAGCCCGTTTGAATTGGCGTTCAGTCAGCTAATAAGCGCCGCGCTGAGTGAGTGGTCGGTGCGCTGCCGTGAGAGGCTGTCCGCACTCGGCTGTCCTATCGATACCGAGGAACATGCCGGTATACCTATCGGCTTGTCGGTCGTCCGGGTGATTTCGAATGTGCTCCTCGCGTTTTTGGATCGACAGGTCGAGCGGCAACTATCCCCAATTTACTATGCTCGTTATGTCGACGACCTATTCTTGGTGCTCCACGATAGTGATGACATTAGGTCGCCGAAAGACCTTTGGAAATTTATCACGCAGCGGGTTTCCGCGTTTGACCGGGATTCGACCGGAAACGTTAGGCTAGCGTTGCCCGAATGGGCTGGCAGAACTCACCTGACGTTACAGGCCGCAAAACAAAAGACGTTCTTCTTAAGCGGACGATCAGGCGCCGATTTGCTTGACCATATCGCCTCGCAGATCCGAGAAGTTTCCAGCGAGCGGCGGACGATGCCGCTGCCTGAGCATATCGACAAGTCGCATGCTGCGCGGGCGTTGGCCGCAACCGACTCTGCCGACGACGCCGACAGTCTGCGGCGGGCAGACGGATTGACCCTTCGCCGCCTCGGATGGTCGGTGTTGCTACGCGCAGTAAACACACTGGCGCGAGACCTTCAACCGCAGGATTGGAAACCGCAACGCGAAGACTTTTACGAGTTCTCTCACGAACACGTTATCCGCGCCGACAAGGTGTTGGAGCAGGTCGATCACTTGCCACGATTGCTGTCGTTCGCGGTGTCGCTCGGTGACTGGGCACCGGCGAGACGAGTGTACAAAGAAACCATTGCCGCCGTCTTCAAGCTGCAGGAGTCCACTCAGGCGGCACGGATGAAAATCAATGGGATCTATGCTGGAACTGTGCCACCGGAAGTCTGGAATGACACTCGCGAGCAGGTCACACGCTTCTTTCGCGAAGCGTTGATTCGTGCCTATCCTATTTCATCCACGCCGCCGCGAGCGAGAGCATTCGCAGCTCTGGTCAAAGACTTAGGGCTAACCATGCACGAGCTGACGCAGTTGGCGCGGCGGACGCGTGAGGCAGACTGGGCCAGGATACCTTATCGTGAGCACCTCCGTACCGATGCGGTGACGCAGCCAGCCCAGCAGCCGAACGAGGCATTGCTGGCAGGTCGCTATCAGCACGTCGACTGCCTTCGTCAATTTCTAGAACGCACTGAGCGCAATGCCAGTGGACCACCGCCGCGTCGCGTGGCGCTGTCTGCGCTTCAGGCGGAGGACGATCCAGCACCACGGTCGATTTTGCCGTTCTTATTCCCAACAAGGCCATACACCCCCGAGGAGATTGCGCTCTACTTGCCCGACGAGTGCGTTTTTGACGAGCCTGTCACCGCTGCCCATAAGTGGGCTGATTACACGCGCGCGGTACGTGGAGTTTGGGTGCGCGGCGATCTAGCGGAAGAGCTGGACGCGGAACCGTTTGATGTCGGACATGGGACCGGCGCAGGGAAGAAGCCCGCTCCCGCAATTGCAGCCGACAGCCACAATCGTTCCCTACCGATCATTGTGAAGCACTCAGCGCTAGGCCGCGCCGTAAGGCTGGGACTGACCAGCTTCGAGGTGACCGACAAAAGCTGGGAGGAAGGAGCGGCGGGAAACCCCGACTTGTCGCTGCGGCGATACCGACAGCTCGCAAGCATCGTGAACACCGCAATTCTCACGACACCCAAGCCAGATTATCTGCTTCTGCCCGAACTATCGGTGCCTGAGCGCTGGATTAGTACCATTGCTGGACGTTTGCGTGCCAGCGGGATCAGCCTGATAGCTGGAGTCAATTACGTGCATCATCCAGACAAGCAGATCGACAGCTCGGCGGTACTCGTTTTGACAGATGATCGGCTGGGCTACCCGTCTTCGATCCAAGTACGGCAACGCAAGTCGCTGCCGGCGCCAGGAGAGGAGGAGCAGCTTTATGCCAGTCACGGTCTGAGCTGGGCCCAAGGAACTGACCCCAAGCGGGTGTACCAGCACAACGGGCTTTACTTCGGCATCCTCGTTTGCAGCGAACTCCAAAACATGGGGTATCGGGCAGGTTTTCAAGGCCAAGTTGACTGTCTGATCACACTTTCATGGAACAAAGATCTGGACAGCTTTTCTGCCTTGATTGATGCCGCTGCGCTCGATGTTCATGCCTATATGGCGCTAGTTAATAATCGTCGCTACGGTGATAGCAGGCTGCGACGGCCGGCTAAGAGGTCGTTCGAGCGTGACGTGTGCCGGGTACGCGGCGGGTTAAATGACCAACTGGTAGTCGTGGAGATCGAGCCGACTCGGCTACGCCGGCAACAGAGTCGCGAGAAGCGCTGGTCGCGCGCGACGGACGCTTACAAGCCGGCGCCCGAAGGCTTCAACATCTCCTCGGCGCGTAGGTGTATCCCCGACTAA
- a CDS encoding helix-turn-helix domain-containing protein, with translation MSNDRGAPASAGAKPIPERIREAREARGFTGEAFADAIGVSRQAVAQFETGQASPSGETMSRIIGETGQPISFFTSLPSRAGEPRSPFFRSLKRMEQHHRRRIVRRMQWAGDIGTLLERFIALPDVNFPGFEFDAEHGDEDDIECAAERLRDHWGLGRGPIRNLGATIEANGILLVREPVCCQDMDAVSCWIGGRPIVLMSEEVVGGPRDLFNLAHELGHLVLHPDIEVTSSNLDMIEKQANRFASAFLLPRETFSREVLGSSIAYFKALKARWGVSIASMAYRSRDLGILSENQFSYLFRQMNSLRIRKVEPLDDAFPVNRPTMLAEGLRMLVEHGVYTRAQIEAALGLNLRDVEGLAGLTEGYLDQRVVPIRLKGNFTPDVRVDDA, from the coding sequence ATGAGCAACGATCGTGGTGCTCCGGCCTCGGCCGGAGCTAAACCGATTCCGGAACGGATCAGAGAAGCACGAGAGGCACGCGGGTTCACCGGTGAGGCGTTCGCAGACGCAATTGGCGTCAGTCGACAGGCCGTCGCTCAGTTCGAGACCGGCCAAGCGTCCCCGAGCGGCGAGACTATGAGTAGAATCATCGGCGAGACCGGTCAGCCGATCTCGTTCTTCACCAGCCTGCCGTCGCGCGCTGGCGAGCCGCGGTCGCCGTTCTTCCGCAGTCTTAAGCGGATGGAGCAGCACCATCGCCGTCGAATTGTCCGGCGCATGCAATGGGCGGGGGATATCGGCACCCTACTCGAACGCTTCATCGCCTTACCGGACGTGAACTTTCCGGGCTTCGAGTTCGATGCCGAGCACGGCGACGAAGACGACATCGAATGTGCTGCCGAGAGGCTTCGCGATCACTGGGGTCTCGGCCGTGGCCCCATCCGCAATCTCGGCGCCACCATCGAGGCGAACGGGATTCTGTTGGTGCGCGAACCGGTCTGCTGTCAGGACATGGACGCCGTTAGCTGCTGGATCGGCGGTCGGCCCATCGTCCTAATGTCCGAGGAGGTCGTCGGGGGACCACGCGACTTGTTCAACCTTGCGCACGAACTTGGTCACTTGGTGCTCCATCCCGACATAGAGGTCACCAGTTCGAATCTCGACATGATCGAGAAACAGGCAAATCGGTTTGCTAGCGCGTTCCTGCTTCCACGCGAGACCTTCAGCCGCGAAGTACTCGGCAGCTCGATTGCCTACTTTAAAGCGTTGAAGGCACGCTGGGGTGTGTCGATAGCATCGATGGCATATCGCAGCCGAGATCTTGGAATTCTGTCCGAAAACCAATTTTCCTACCTTTTCCGGCAGATGAACAGTCTTCGAATCCGCAAAGTCGAGCCGCTCGACGACGCTTTCCCGGTCAACAGGCCGACGATGCTTGCCGAGGGCCTGCGGATGCTGGTTGAGCATGGAGTCTACACGCGTGCACAGATCGAGGCTGCTCTTGGATTGAACCTGCGCGACGTCGAAGGACTAGCGGGACTGACGGAGGGATATTTAGACCAGCGAGTGGTGCCTATCCGGCTGAAGGGCAACTTCACACCAGATGTTCGCGTAGACGATGCATGA
- the yajC gene encoding preprotein translocase subunit YajC, with protein sequence MFISTAFAQGAAGAASPGGFASFLSLAPLLLVFVVFYFLMIRPQQRRMKQLQAAVEGVKKGDSVTTAGGIVGRVTRVEDKLVEVEIAPNVRVRVVKATLTDVANPLAKPAND encoded by the coding sequence ATGTTCATTTCCACCGCATTTGCACAGGGCGCCGCCGGCGCCGCGTCACCGGGCGGGTTCGCCTCGTTCCTCAGCCTTGCACCGCTGCTCCTCGTCTTTGTTGTCTTCTATTTCCTGATGATCCGCCCGCAGCAGCGCCGGATGAAGCAGCTTCAGGCGGCCGTGGAGGGCGTGAAGAAGGGCGATTCGGTCACCACCGCCGGCGGCATCGTCGGCCGGGTGACCCGCGTCGAGGACAAGCTGGTCGAGGTGGAGATCGCCCCCAATGTCCGCGTCCGCGTGGTCAAGGCGACGCTGACCGACGTCGCGAATCCGCTCGCCAAGCCCGCGAACGACTGA
- the secD gene encoding protein translocase subunit SecD, whose amino-acid sequence MLDFPRWKVASIVALIAVLCALSIPSFLPERITNGWGAFPHPKVNFGLDLAGGSYLLLEADTQDLANSRLETMRDQVATEMRRQNPRIAIGDISTRGGQLSFMLRDASQVDAARERLLAITGGGAGMTGQREWDIQVVDTSRFVLKPTQAGLNQAVNTAMGDATEVVRRRIDELGTREPTIVRQGANRIVVQVPGLQDPQALKDLLGKTARLEFKLVDTTANPAELLKGNAPPGSQILPYPDNPLGVPVIAVTRPVIISGDQLVDAQQTFDQQTNAPQVAITFDSQGGRKFARVTQENTNKPFAIILDNKVISAPNINEPILGGRASISGNFTVQTANELAIALRSGKLPIALKVIEERTVGAELGNDSIRAGVLASIVAVVAVVIFMLVTYGRFGFYANLAVVINVLIILAVMAMIGATLTLPGIAGFVLTIGTAVDANVLINERIREERRRGRNVVQAVELGYKEASRTIFEANTTHAISGVIMLMLGSGPVKGFAVVLLIGIVTSVFTAVTFTRMLVALWLRRTKPKTINI is encoded by the coding sequence ATGCTGGACTTCCCCCGCTGGAAGGTCGCCTCGATCGTCGCCCTGATCGCGGTCCTGTGCGCGCTTTCCATTCCGAGCTTCCTGCCCGAGCGCATCACCAACGGGTGGGGCGCGTTCCCGCATCCTAAGGTCAATTTCGGACTCGACCTTGCCGGCGGCAGCTATCTGCTGCTGGAGGCCGACACGCAGGATCTAGCCAATTCGCGGCTGGAGACGATGCGCGACCAGGTGGCGACCGAGATGCGTCGCCAGAATCCGCGCATCGCGATCGGCGACATCTCGACCCGCGGCGGGCAGCTCAGCTTCATGCTGCGCGACGCGTCCCAGGTCGATGCCGCGCGCGAGCGCCTGCTGGCGATCACCGGCGGCGGGGCGGGCATGACCGGCCAGCGTGAATGGGATATCCAGGTGGTCGACACCAGCCGCTTCGTGCTGAAGCCGACCCAGGCCGGGCTCAACCAGGCGGTCAACACCGCGATGGGCGACGCGACCGAGGTCGTGCGTCGCCGTATCGACGAACTGGGTACGCGCGAACCGACGATCGTGCGTCAGGGCGCCAACCGCATCGTCGTGCAGGTGCCGGGTCTTCAGGATCCGCAGGCGCTGAAGGACCTGCTCGGCAAGACCGCGCGGCTGGAGTTCAAGCTGGTCGACACGACCGCGAACCCGGCCGAGCTGCTCAAGGGCAATGCGCCTCCGGGCAGCCAGATCCTGCCCTATCCCGACAATCCGCTGGGCGTGCCGGTGATCGCGGTCACGCGGCCCGTCATCATCTCCGGCGACCAGTTGGTCGATGCGCAACAGACCTTCGACCAGCAGACCAACGCGCCGCAGGTGGCGATCACCTTCGACAGCCAGGGCGGCCGCAAGTTCGCCCGCGTGACGCAGGAAAACACGAACAAACCGTTCGCGATCATCCTCGACAACAAGGTGATTTCCGCGCCCAACATCAACGAGCCGATCCTGGGTGGTCGCGCGTCGATCTCGGGCAATTTCACCGTGCAGACCGCGAACGAGCTCGCCATCGCGCTGCGCTCGGGCAAGCTGCCGATCGCGCTCAAGGTGATCGAGGAGCGCACCGTCGGCGCCGAACTGGGCAACGACTCGATCCGCGCGGGCGTGCTCGCCTCGATCGTCGCGGTGGTCGCGGTCGTCATCTTCATGCTGGTGACCTATGGTCGCTTCGGTTTCTATGCGAACCTGGCGGTGGTCATCAACGTCCTCATCATCCTGGCGGTGATGGCGATGATCGGCGCGACGCTGACCCTGCCCGGCATTGCCGGCTTTGTGTTGACCATCGGCACCGCGGTCGACGCCAACGTGCTGATCAACGAGCGTATTCGCGAGGAACGACGACGCGGGCGCAACGTCGTGCAGGCCGTCGAGCTGGGCTACAAGGAGGCCAGCCGCACGATCTTCGAGGCGAACACGACCCACGCCATCTCGGGCGTGATCATGCTGATGCTGGGCTCCGGCCCGGTCAAGGGCTTCGCGGTCGTGCTGCTGATCGGCATCGTCACCAGCGTGTTCACCGCCGTCACCTTCACCCGCATGCTTGTGGCTTTGTGGCTCCGCCGCACCAAGCCCAAGACGATCAACATTTGA
- the secF gene encoding protein translocase subunit SecF, which produces MRLLKLVRDDTNIDFVRLRGWAFGLTLLLTVLAVGVTFAKGLNLGVDFVGGLMIEESFPTKPSMDRLRTVVDDLGVGEANLQAVGDGRTVTIRLPVPSSTDEGATNAVVRKVEAAVGKAFPGATFSRYDTVSGKVSGELIRNGLLAVVLAVLGIGLFAIFRFEWQFGISTIVAIVHDLLVTLGFFAITQFELDLTIIAAFLTIIGYSINDKIVIDDRIRENMRRYRKMEMRDIINLSVNETLPRTVMTSVTILLALFALLMLGGHVLRGFTAAMILGIVVGTYSSIYVSSSLLITLGLRAEPNREKPGTTDKRPVPEAERITPRER; this is translated from the coding sequence ATGCGTCTCCTGAAACTCGTCCGCGACGATACCAACATCGATTTCGTCCGCCTGCGCGGCTGGGCGTTCGGCCTCACCCTGTTGCTGACCGTGCTCGCGGTCGGCGTCACCTTTGCCAAGGGCCTCAATCTGGGCGTCGATTTCGTCGGCGGCCTGATGATCGAGGAAAGCTTCCCCACCAAGCCGTCGATGGACCGGCTGCGCACGGTGGTGGACGACCTGGGCGTGGGGGAGGCGAACCTGCAGGCGGTGGGCGACGGTCGCACCGTCACCATCCGCCTGCCCGTCCCCTCCTCCACCGATGAAGGTGCGACCAACGCCGTCGTCCGCAAGGTGGAAGCCGCCGTGGGCAAGGCGTTCCCCGGCGCCACCTTCTCGCGCTACGACACCGTGTCGGGCAAGGTGTCCGGCGAGTTGATCCGCAACGGCCTGCTCGCGGTCGTGCTGGCGGTGCTGGGCATCGGCCTGTTCGCCATCTTCCGCTTCGAATGGCAGTTCGGCATCTCGACGATCGTGGCCATCGTCCACGATCTGCTCGTCACGCTCGGCTTCTTCGCGATCACGCAGTTCGAACTCGACCTGACGATCATCGCCGCCTTCCTGACCATCATCGGCTATTCGATCAACGACAAGATCGTCATCGACGATCGCATCCGCGAGAACATGCGCCGTTATCGCAAGATGGAGATGCGCGACATCATCAACCTGTCGGTCAACGAAACGCTGCCCCGCACGGTGATGACCTCGGTCACCATCCTGCTGGCGCTGTTCGCGCTGCTGATGCTGGGCGGCCATGTGCTGCGCGGCTTCACCGCGGCGATGATCCTGGGCATCGTGGTCGGCACCTATTCGTCGATCTACGTCTCGTCCTCGCTGCTCATCACGCTGGGCCTGCGCGCCGAGCCGAACCGCGAAAAACCGGGCACCACCGACAAGCGCCCCGTGCCGGAGGCGGAGCGCATTACCCCGCGGGAGCGCTGA
- a CDS encoding Mth938-like domain-containing protein, which translates to MRVTRDPLAPGPIVAGFSGNGFRVGEIAYPALLLSPDWHEDWAPPPLDALTVEALAGLIAERPEFILIGTGATLRRPPQALVRALEDRNIDVEVLNSRTAARDWGVLRGEGRQIGAALYPLDA; encoded by the coding sequence ATGCGCGTCACCCGCGATCCCTTGGCGCCCGGCCCGATCGTGGCCGGTTTCTCCGGCAACGGCTTCCGGGTGGGCGAGATCGCCTATCCGGCGCTGCTCCTCAGCCCGGACTGGCACGAGGACTGGGCGCCGCCGCCGCTGGATGCGCTGACGGTCGAGGCGCTGGCGGGGCTGATCGCGGAACGCCCCGAATTCATCCTGATCGGCACCGGCGCGACACTTCGTCGTCCGCCCCAGGCGCTGGTGCGCGCGCTGGAGGACCGGAACATCGACGTGGAGGTGCTGAACAGCCGCACCGCCGCGCGCGACTGGGGCGTGCTGCGCGGCGAGGGTCGCCAGATCGGCGCCGCGCTCTACCCGCTGGACGCCTGA
- a CDS encoding glycosyltransferase, with amino-acid sequence MLHVLTLSSLFPDATRPNFGIFVERQTAGLARREGVAVTVVAPIGLPVWPLRRGARFAAMAALPREEIWRGLRVYRPRFTTVPGTKGRWHVRALVAALIPLLDRLHGEMPFDVIDASFFFPDGSAAVALGRRYGVPVSIKARGADIHLWGREGATAGQVLAAARGADGMLAVSGAMRDDMIALGMPGEQIAVHHTGIDHDRFRPQDRSGAKRAAGVTGPLVVSLGALIPRKGHDIVLGAVARLPGVNVWIAGEGPERASLTARIASLGIGDRASLLGGVAHDEMPRLLAMADVMALASSSEGLANAWVEALACGTPIVITGAGGAGEVVTGPTAGRIVARDAAAFAAGIAAVLADAPDPAAVRASVEGFSWNTNAATLHAHLAGLVARRQASSG; translated from the coding sequence ATGCTGCACGTCCTGACCCTGTCATCGCTGTTTCCCGATGCGACCCGGCCGAATTTCGGCATCTTCGTGGAGCGGCAGACGGCCGGGCTGGCGCGGCGAGAGGGCGTGGCGGTGACCGTGGTCGCGCCGATCGGCCTTCCGGTGTGGCCGCTGCGCCGGGGCGCGCGCTTTGCCGCGATGGCGGCCTTGCCACGTGAGGAGATCTGGCGGGGGCTGAGGGTGTACCGGCCGCGCTTCACCACCGTGCCAGGAACGAAGGGACGCTGGCACGTTCGCGCCCTGGTCGCGGCGTTGATCCCGCTGCTCGACCGGCTTCACGGCGAAATGCCGTTCGATGTCATCGACGCATCCTTCTTCTTTCCCGACGGGTCGGCGGCCGTGGCGCTCGGGCGTCGCTACGGCGTGCCGGTGTCGATCAAGGCGCGGGGGGCCGACATCCACCTGTGGGGCCGTGAGGGGGCGACCGCCGGGCAGGTGCTGGCCGCGGCGCGAGGGGCGGACGGCATGCTGGCGGTCAGCGGGGCGATGCGCGACGACATGATCGCGCTGGGCATGCCGGGCGAGCAGATCGCGGTGCATCATACCGGCATCGACCATGACCGCTTCCGCCCGCAGGATCGCAGCGGGGCGAAGCGGGCGGCGGGGGTGACCGGGCCGCTGGTCGTGTCGCTGGGGGCGCTGATCCCGCGCAAGGGGCATGACATCGTGCTGGGTGCGGTGGCGCGGCTGCCCGGCGTCAATGTGTGGATCGCGGGCGAGGGGCCGGAGCGCGCCAGCCTGACCGCGCGGATCGCTTCACTCGGGATTGGCGACCGGGCAAGCTTGCTGGGCGGCGTGGCGCATGACGAGATGCCGCGCCTGCTGGCGATGGCGGATGTGATGGCCCTTGCCTCCTCCTCCGAAGGGCTGGCCAATGCCTGGGTGGAGGCGCTGGCCTGTGGCACGCCGATCGTGATTACCGGGGCCGGCGGGGCGGGGGAGGTGGTGACCGGGCCCACCGCCGGCCGGATCGTCGCGCGCGATGCCGCGGCCTTTGCGGCGGGGATCGCCGCGGTGCTGGCCGATGCGCCCGATCCCGCCGCGGTGCGCGCCAGTGTCGAGGGCTTCAGCTGGAACACCAATGCCGCAACGCTGCACGCGCATCTGGCCGGACTGGTGGCGCGGCGTCAGGCGTCCAGCGGGTAG